A single window of Coleofasciculus sp. FACHB-1120 DNA harbors:
- a CDS encoding chromosome segregation ATPase — translation MTRNPEIPDGGRSGKSSNSAGWTSQKRVPASGRPSDRKPHASENSSRPVPGKAPRQGKQPLPAPTDRPKRPAGSRSAPAEGGQQIPATQPPSPSETPKSPRPKRFLRLPTSWAFWGILVVLLSGGLGFTAVALLFKLPALPNCPAIFWPTASASLRLSCAQIAASKQTAKDLLEAIALVSGLPQDHPLRPEIDKYLEEWSLEILKLGEESFQAGQLSDAIAMARKIPTGVPAYKLVDERVNRWQSIWSKAEDLYKKAEDEVRESNWNQAFRDAVQLVYIGNNYWATTKYDQLVNLIQSAREESAKLDKAFQLSKSGGLDNLLEAIKLAQAIPPSSLAYKEAQGAVTEFGRKLIDMAQEALDRKDWQTTILITSKIPESLNLQSEAQDLNDLASAQSRAQKGTVSDLEDAIALAQKLNPGRPLYDKAQDLIVRWQREIEDVAHLDRARELARGGTVGDLSAAIAEAQLVPSTNPRSSEAKSLVVNWTSQIETVEDRPYLSRADQLASLGDMNSLQEAINEASQVGQGRALYTEARRKIRGWTEKIERMQDQPYLDQATGLANAGDFSGAIAAAGQIQPGRVLYQEAQGKIQRWQDRIQRVQDQPYLDQAQALASSGNLPGAITAAGQIRSGRALYGEAQEKIKGWRTELRSQEILQSAYQLANPGTPDAIAQAVQTARQVRNSTRVGAEAREVINRWSYQLLAMAQDQARNDVQRAIAIAQNIPDGSSAYTDAQRAIQGWKQSIQPQSLENSPSF, via the coding sequence ATGACTAGAAATCCCGAAATTCCAGATGGCGGGCGGAGCGGCAAGTCTTCAAATTCGGCTGGGTGGACATCCCAAAAACGAGTACCTGCGTCTGGGCGTCCGAGCGATCGCAAACCACACGCGAGCGAGAACTCTTCACGACCCGTCCCCGGCAAAGCACCTCGTCAGGGGAAACAGCCCCTTCCTGCACCAACAGATCGTCCTAAGCGTCCGGCGGGTAGTCGTTCAGCACCCGCAGAGGGGGGGCAGCAAATTCCGGCTACACAGCCCCCCTCTCCCTCAGAAACACCCAAGTCACCTCGTCCTAAACGTTTTTTACGCTTGCCGACTAGCTGGGCATTCTGGGGCATATTGGTGGTGCTGCTCTCTGGGGGGCTGGGTTTTACAGCGGTGGCGCTGTTATTTAAGCTGCCAGCCCTCCCGAACTGCCCAGCGATTTTTTGGCCTACGGCTTCGGCATCGCTGCGCCTCAGCTGCGCTCAGATAGCGGCTTCTAAGCAGACAGCAAAAGATTTACTAGAAGCGATCGCGCTGGTGAGTGGTTTGCCACAAGATCACCCGCTACGCCCAGAAATTGACAAGTATCTGGAAGAGTGGTCGCTGGAGATTTTGAAATTAGGAGAGGAATCCTTCCAAGCGGGTCAATTGTCGGACGCGATCGCAATGGCTCGCAAAATCCCCACTGGCGTACCAGCCTACAAGTTGGTGGATGAGCGCGTAAATCGCTGGCAATCTATCTGGTCGAAGGCAGAAGACCTTTATAAAAAAGCCGAGGACGAGGTACGCGAGTCTAACTGGAATCAGGCTTTTCGCGATGCCGTACAACTGGTCTATATCGGCAATAACTACTGGGCAACAACCAAGTACGATCAACTGGTGAATCTAATTCAGTCGGCGCGGGAAGAGAGCGCCAAGTTGGATAAAGCTTTCCAACTTTCTAAGAGCGGAGGATTAGATAATCTGTTGGAGGCGATCAAGCTGGCACAGGCAATTCCGCCCAGCAGTTTGGCATACAAGGAAGCCCAAGGCGCGGTGACAGAATTTGGGCGCAAATTAATCGATATGGCTCAAGAGGCGCTCGATCGAAAAGACTGGCAAACGACGATCCTCATTACCAGTAAAATTCCCGAAAGCCTGAATTTACAAAGCGAAGCGCAAGATTTGAACGACTTGGCAAGTGCCCAGTCTCGCGCTCAGAAGGGAACGGTTTCAGATTTGGAAGACGCGATCGCCCTTGCCCAAAAGCTAAATCCCGGACGCCCTCTATACGATAAAGCCCAGGATTTAATTGTTCGCTGGCAGAGAGAAATTGAAGATGTCGCCCATTTAGATCGGGCGCGAGAACTGGCAAGAGGGGGAACGGTGGGTGACTTAAGCGCAGCGATCGCGGAAGCACAACTGGTTCCTAGCACGAATCCCCGCTCCTCAGAAGCCAAATCCCTGGTGGTTAACTGGACGAGTCAAATAGAGACGGTAGAAGATCGTCCCTATCTCTCTCGCGCCGATCAACTGGCAAGTTTGGGGGATATGAATTCCCTACAAGAAGCCATTAACGAAGCCAGTCAAGTCGGTCAAGGACGCGCTCTTTATACAGAAGCGAGGCGCAAAATCCGAGGTTGGACTGAGAAAATCGAGCGAATGCAAGACCAGCCTTATTTGGATCAAGCCACAGGTTTGGCAAATGCCGGAGATTTTTCCGGTGCGATCGCCGCAGCGGGACAGATTCAACCAGGACGAGTCCTCTATCAAGAAGCTCAAGGCAAAATCCAACGGTGGCAAGACAGAATTCAGCGGGTTCAAGACCAGCCTTATTTGGATCAAGCGCAAGCTTTGGCGAGTTCTGGTAATCTTCCGGGGGCAATTACCGCAGCCGGACAGATTCGCTCGGGACGGGCACTCTACGGTGAAGCTCAGGAAAAAATTAAAGGTTGGCGGACAGAACTGCGATCGCAAGAGATTTTGCAGTCCGCTTATCAGTTAGCAAATCCAGGAACACCAGATGCGATCGCGCAAGCAGTTCAAACGGCTCGTCAGGTGCGTAACTCGACGCGAGTTGGTGCTGAGGCTAGAGAGGTGATTAATCGCTGGAGTTATCAACTGTTGGCGATGGCACAAGATCAGGCTCGGAATGATGTACAAAGAGCGATCGCGATCGCTCAAAACATCCCCGACGGTTCATCTGCCTATACCGACGCTCAACGGGCAATCCAAGGTTGGAAACAAAGTATACAACCTCAGTCCCTTGAGAACTCACCATCGTTTTAG